A section of the Telopea speciosissima isolate NSW1024214 ecotype Mountain lineage chromosome 3, Tspe_v1, whole genome shotgun sequence genome encodes:
- the LOC122656680 gene encoding protein GLUTELIN PRECURSOR ACCUMULATION 3-like isoform X2, protein MRWEKLEVSERLTEETHPEHSRFVGGLPVEFVGPGRRWGHSCNAINGGKLLYVFGGYGPDNCQTNDVYIFDSVKQVWIKPTMRGIAPSPRDSHSCTTIENNLFVFGGTDGKNPLKDLFVLDTSTNTWMCPRVHGEGPTPREGHSAALVGKRLFIFGGCGKSWQSSYEVYYNDLYILDTESLVWQKAVTSGNPPSARDSHTCSSWKNKIIVIGGEDSSDCYLSDVHILDTDALVWRELSTSGHMLPPRAGHSTVILGRSLFVFGGFADARNLYGDIHMLDVVSGVWTKVTVAGQGPTARFSVAGDCLDPQKGTLVFIGGCNRDLEALHDIYYLHTEMSMENGRDGQKQEKFSLKKELKRKCQEQHLPANQPVNDKEVPQHGTMPDLHRPMPAPMQMPIQMQAPVPISGQASKHNHSSDELEASQGKIFEAKVTGTFCYGHNIETIIDGKLLRGLIFSNTPSFSPVADNYHSRKRMALEAGGVKLGDGYVLNQESVCCRQANDVHVHGNPEASMANLPNVKDEGKNQLNPVTKIPCEKSAKAKNMVTSNSN, encoded by the exons ATGAGGTGGGAGAAGTTGGAGGTAAGCGAGAGACTGACAGAAGAAACTCATCCTGAACATAGTAGATTTGTTGGGGGTCTTCCGGTTGAGTTCGTTGGGCCtggaagaagatggggacaTTCTTGCAATGCTATTAATGGAGGGAAACTCCTCTATGTTTTCGGTGGTTATGGTCCAGATAACTGCCAAACAAACGACGTCTATATTTTTGATTCTG TTAAGCAGGTATGGATTAAGCCTACGATGAGAGGCATTGCCCCGTCTCCAAGGGACAGTCATAGTTGTACCACCATTGAAAACAACTTGTTTGTGTTTGGGGGTACAGATGGGAAGAATCCTCTTAAGGATTTGTTCGTCCTAGATACAT CGACCAACACATGGATGTGTCCAAGAGTACATGGGGAAGGACCGACACCACGTGAAGGACATAGTGCAGCACTCGTTGGGAAACGGCTTTTCATATTCGGAGGCTGTGGTAAATCATGGCAGAGTTCATATGAAGTATATTATAATGATCTCTACATTTTGGATACAG AGAGTTTAGTATGGCAGAAGGCTGTAACATCTGGAAATCCACCTTCTGCACGAGATAGTCATACTTGTTCATCTTGGAAGAACAAAATTATTGTAATTGGTGGAGAAGATTCATCTGACTGTTATTTGTCGGATGTCCACATACTTGATACAG ATGCTCTAGTTTGGAGGGAATTAAGCACTTCTGGCCATATGTTACCACCTCGCGCTGGCCATTCAACTGTTATTCTTGGTAGAAGCCTGTTCGTTTTTGGAGGATTTGCTGATGCCAGAAATTTATATGGTGACATTCATATGCTTGACGTAG TTAGTGGGGTTTGGACCAAGGTGACGGTTGCCGGCCAGGGGCCTACTGCCAGATTTTCTGTTGCTGGGGATTGTTTAGATCCACAGAAGGGTACTCTTGTGTTCATAGGTGGTTGCAATCGGGATCTTGAGGCCCTGCATGATATTTATTATTTACACACAG AAATGTCAATGGAAAATGGGCGAGATGGACAGAAGCAAGAGAAATTTTCGCTCAAAAAAGAATTGAAGAGGAAGTGTCAAGAACAGCATCTTCCAGCAAACCAACCAGTTAATGATAAAGAAGTTCCCCAGCATGGGACAATGCCTGATTTGCACCGGCCCATGCCTGCTCCAATGCAGATGCCAATACAAATGCAAGCACCAGTGCCAATTTCTGGCCAAGCAA GCAAACATAATCATTCGTCCGATGAATTAGAGGCTTCTCAAGGAAAGATATTTGAAGCCAAGGTTACTGGGACTTTCTGTTATGGACATAACATTGAAACTATCATTGATGGAAAGCTGCTTCGTGGATTAATATTTTCTAACACGCCAAGCTTTTCCCCTGTAGCTGATAACTACCACAGTAG GAAAAGGATGGCTTTAGAGGCTGGTGGTGTTAAGTTGGGTGATGGCTACGTACTCAACCAGGAATCAGTATGTTGCAGACAGGCCAATGATGTCCAT
- the LOC122656680 gene encoding protein GLUTELIN PRECURSOR ACCUMULATION 3-like isoform X1, whose amino-acid sequence MRWEKLEVSERLTEETHPEHSRFVGGLPVEFVGPGRRWGHSCNAINGGKLLYVFGGYGPDNCQTNDVYIFDSVKQVWIKPTMRGIAPSPRDSHSCTTIENNLFVFGGTDGKNPLKDLFVLDTSTNTWMCPRVHGEGPTPREGHSAALVGKRLFIFGGCGKSWQSSYEVYYNDLYILDTESLVWQKAVTSGNPPSARDSHTCSSWKNKIIVIGGEDSSDCYLSDVHILDTDALVWRELSTSGHMLPPRAGHSTVILGRSLFVFGGFADARNLYGDIHMLDVVSGVWTKVTVAGQGPTARFSVAGDCLDPQKGTLVFIGGCNRDLEALHDIYYLHTEMSMENGRDGQKQEKFSLKKELKRKCQEQHLPANQPVNDKEVPQHGTMPDLHRPMPAPMQMPIQMQAPVPISGQASKHNHSSDELEASQGKIFEAKVTGTFCYGHNIETIIDGKLLRGLIFSNTPSFSPVADNYHSRKRMALEAGGVKLGDGYVLNQESVCCRQANDVHQVHGNPEASMANLPNVKDEGKNQLNPVTKIPCEKSAKAKNMVTSNSN is encoded by the exons ATGAGGTGGGAGAAGTTGGAGGTAAGCGAGAGACTGACAGAAGAAACTCATCCTGAACATAGTAGATTTGTTGGGGGTCTTCCGGTTGAGTTCGTTGGGCCtggaagaagatggggacaTTCTTGCAATGCTATTAATGGAGGGAAACTCCTCTATGTTTTCGGTGGTTATGGTCCAGATAACTGCCAAACAAACGACGTCTATATTTTTGATTCTG TTAAGCAGGTATGGATTAAGCCTACGATGAGAGGCATTGCCCCGTCTCCAAGGGACAGTCATAGTTGTACCACCATTGAAAACAACTTGTTTGTGTTTGGGGGTACAGATGGGAAGAATCCTCTTAAGGATTTGTTCGTCCTAGATACAT CGACCAACACATGGATGTGTCCAAGAGTACATGGGGAAGGACCGACACCACGTGAAGGACATAGTGCAGCACTCGTTGGGAAACGGCTTTTCATATTCGGAGGCTGTGGTAAATCATGGCAGAGTTCATATGAAGTATATTATAATGATCTCTACATTTTGGATACAG AGAGTTTAGTATGGCAGAAGGCTGTAACATCTGGAAATCCACCTTCTGCACGAGATAGTCATACTTGTTCATCTTGGAAGAACAAAATTATTGTAATTGGTGGAGAAGATTCATCTGACTGTTATTTGTCGGATGTCCACATACTTGATACAG ATGCTCTAGTTTGGAGGGAATTAAGCACTTCTGGCCATATGTTACCACCTCGCGCTGGCCATTCAACTGTTATTCTTGGTAGAAGCCTGTTCGTTTTTGGAGGATTTGCTGATGCCAGAAATTTATATGGTGACATTCATATGCTTGACGTAG TTAGTGGGGTTTGGACCAAGGTGACGGTTGCCGGCCAGGGGCCTACTGCCAGATTTTCTGTTGCTGGGGATTGTTTAGATCCACAGAAGGGTACTCTTGTGTTCATAGGTGGTTGCAATCGGGATCTTGAGGCCCTGCATGATATTTATTATTTACACACAG AAATGTCAATGGAAAATGGGCGAGATGGACAGAAGCAAGAGAAATTTTCGCTCAAAAAAGAATTGAAGAGGAAGTGTCAAGAACAGCATCTTCCAGCAAACCAACCAGTTAATGATAAAGAAGTTCCCCAGCATGGGACAATGCCTGATTTGCACCGGCCCATGCCTGCTCCAATGCAGATGCCAATACAAATGCAAGCACCAGTGCCAATTTCTGGCCAAGCAA GCAAACATAATCATTCGTCCGATGAATTAGAGGCTTCTCAAGGAAAGATATTTGAAGCCAAGGTTACTGGGACTTTCTGTTATGGACATAACATTGAAACTATCATTGATGGAAAGCTGCTTCGTGGATTAATATTTTCTAACACGCCAAGCTTTTCCCCTGTAGCTGATAACTACCACAGTAG GAAAAGGATGGCTTTAGAGGCTGGTGGTGTTAAGTTGGGTGATGGCTACGTACTCAACCAGGAATCAGTATGTTGCAGACAGGCCAATGATGTCCAT
- the LOC122656681 gene encoding 60S ribosomal protein L39, with protein MPSHKTLKIKKKLAKKMRQNRPIPHWIRMRTDNTIRYNAKRRHWRRTKLGF; from the exons ATG CCGTCGCACAAGACTTTGAAAATCAAGAAGAAGCTGGCGAAGAAGATGAGGCAGAACAGGCCCATCCCTCACTGGATCCGTATGAGGACCGATAACACTATCAG GTATAACGCGAAACGCAGGCACTGGCGCCGTACTAAGCTAGGGTTTTGA
- the LOC122655785 gene encoding eukaryotic translation initiation factor 3 subunit M-like, whose protein sequence is MATIVVTSEEDPALSIVRFTSELAWADAGPEVAEPQVARLCMEAQECIVMGRWLDLASLMLTSADLIFSKVSEKDLECIFTIICSLVTKPESLDEALEMAKLISAKVTQQANDKPALRLKILFNLYNLLENPYSKFYVYMKALNLAVNGKATEHIIPSFKKMDSFVKEWNIGTFDQRELFLTISNILKEHKNSAKDSFSFLTKYLTTFSGEDAYTMSEAKEEAVRAIVEFVKAPDMFQSDLLDMPAVGQLEKDGKYSLVYQLLKIFLTHRLDAYLDFHAANSTLLKSYGLVHEDCIAKMRLMTLADLGSNHGEIPYDLIKDTLRVNDDEVELWVVKAITVKLLDCKMDQMNQVVIVNRCTERVFGLHQWLALRSKLTSWRGNIANVINTVQANKGTEDGTQAMQGLAIR, encoded by the exons ATGGCGACTATTGTGGTAACATCGGAGGAAGATCCGGCGCTTTCTATTGTTCGTTTCACGTCGGAACTTGCTTGGGCTGATGCCGGACCGGAG gtTGCAGAGCCACAAGTTGCTAGATTATGCATGGAGGCTCAAGAATGCATAGTAATGGGTAGATGGTTGGACTTGGCTTCTCTTATGCTTACTTCAGCAGACTTGATATTTTCAAAGGTGTCTGAAAAAG ATCTTGAGTGCATATTCACCATTATCTGTAGCCTTGTCACAAAACCTGAAAGTCTGGATGAAGCGTTGGAGATGGCAAAGCTTATATCCGCAAAAGTTACCCAACAGGCAAACGACAAGCCTGCATTACGCTTGAAGAT CTTATTCAATCTGtacaatctgttggagaatcCATATAGCAAGTTCTATGTTTACATGAAGGCCCTTAATTTGGCTGTCAATGGCAAAGCCACTGAACACATTATACCTTCATTCAAAAAGATGGATAGCTTCGTGAAAGAATGGAATATTGGGACCTTTGATCAGAGAGAGCTCTTTCTTACCATCTCTAATATATTAAAAGAACACAAAAA CTCTGCAAAGGATTCATTTTCCTTCCTGACCAAGTACTTGACGACTTTTTCGGGTGAGGATGCATATACAATGAGTGAAGCTAAGGAGGAAGCAGTGCGTGCTATTGTAGAGTTTGTGAAGGCACCGGATATGTTTCAG AGTGATTTGTTAGACATGCCTGCTGTGGGGCAGCTGGAGAAGGATGGCAAATATTCATTGGTATATCAGCTGCTGAAGATTTTTCTCACACACAGGCTGGATGCCTACTTAGATTTCCATGCAGCAAATTCCACTTTACTGAAAAGCTATG GTCTAGTCCATGAAGACTGTATAGCAAAGATGAGGTTGATGACGCTGGCTGATCTTGGCTCTAACCATGGAGAGATTCCATATGATCTCATCAAAGACACACTTCGG GTCAATGATGATGAGGTGGAATTGTGGGTTGTGAAGGCAATAACTGTAAAACTGCTTGACTGTAAGATGGACCAGATGAACCAAGTAGTAATTGTAAA TCGCTGTACGGAGCGTGTGTTTGGGCTGCATCAATGGTTAGCACTTCGATCCAAACTCACATCATGGAGG GGTAATATTGCAAATGTTATAAACACCGTCCAAGCTAACAAGGGAACTGAAGATGGCACACAGGCAATGCAAGGTCTTGCAATTCGTTGA